A stretch of the Bacillus sp. B-jedd genome encodes the following:
- a CDS encoding ABC transporter substrate-binding protein has product MKKLISLLVVGILIFSLAACGNADKASSNSKGDKKITLWYWNRGLDEKVLEKVKDEFPNVEFVAKKLPPGKDYKTKLMTLLRSKNTNDSPDLVLLNVWVSELLPYSDKFVNIYDHGGKELESQYPAWKIGQAVTGDGKSMIALPVDTAPTGFFYREDIFKKAGIANSPEELSEKMQTWDGYLNVLTQLKEKGNAYAVSSMGDEFSNYLNKLDKRFFDSEDKFIGDQKHIKEIWNQVVELNEKGLVADNIVAQDQEWNAAINNNKVAGYDGPVWAKDIIIDTTPGTSGLWKVARSPLGDGNDGGSFLGVLSSSKNQKESVEIAKFINNAENQITSYKDLSLFPSHNDALNSKEISHEEEFFGGQNTTEIFVESAKNVKEAYKGSKESIVLLAFLDELNLVATQDKDPEKAWKDALEMIKRNLSI; this is encoded by the coding sequence ATGAAAAAGCTAATTAGTTTATTGGTAGTAGGGATTTTGATTTTTTCACTGGCAGCCTGCGGGAATGCTGATAAAGCCAGCTCGAATTCGAAGGGTGATAAGAAAATTACCTTGTGGTATTGGAATCGGGGGCTTGACGAAAAGGTTTTGGAAAAAGTGAAGGATGAGTTTCCGAATGTTGAATTCGTCGCAAAAAAATTACCTCCGGGAAAAGATTACAAAACAAAGCTTATGACACTTCTTCGTTCCAAAAATACCAACGACTCTCCTGATTTAGTATTGCTAAACGTTTGGGTATCCGAGTTATTGCCGTACTCTGATAAATTCGTAAATATATATGATCATGGCGGTAAAGAGCTGGAAAGCCAATATCCTGCCTGGAAGATTGGACAAGCCGTTACCGGTGATGGAAAGAGCATGATTGCCCTGCCGGTTGATACTGCGCCAACAGGTTTCTTCTATCGCGAAGATATTTTCAAAAAGGCTGGCATAGCTAATTCTCCTGAAGAGCTATCTGAAAAAATGCAGACGTGGGATGGCTATCTGAATGTCCTGACACAATTGAAAGAAAAGGGAAATGCCTATGCGGTTTCATCAATGGGTGACGAATTCAGCAATTACTTAAATAAACTGGATAAGCGCTTTTTTGATAGTGAGGACAAGTTCATTGGCGACCAGAAGCATATTAAAGAGATCTGGAATCAAGTAGTAGAATTGAACGAAAAGGGACTTGTCGCGGATAATATTGTCGCGCAGGACCAGGAATGGAATGCTGCCATCAACAACAATAAAGTCGCCGGGTATGACGGACCTGTCTGGGCTAAGGACATTATCATCGATACGACTCCTGGCACATCCGGATTATGGAAAGTAGCAAGATCCCCTCTTGGCGATGGAAATGACGGTGGGTCTTTCCTCGGGGTTTTAAGTTCTTCCAAGAACCAAAAAGAAAGCGTGGAAATAGCGAAATTTATTAACAATGCTGAAAACCAAATTACATCGTATAAAGACTTAAGCTTATTCCCTTCCCATAATGACGCGCTTAACAGTAAAGAGATTTCCCATGAAGAGGAATTCTTTGGCGGGCAGAACACAACTGAAATCTTTGTTGAATCAGCCAAGAATGTTAAGGAAGCATACAAAGGATCAAAGGAATCGATTGTATTATTAGCCTTTTTAGATGAATTGAATTTAGTCGCTACTCAAGATAAAGACCCTGAAAAGGCATGGAAAGATGCCCTTGAAATGATAAAGAGAAACTTAAGCATTTAA
- a CDS encoding Gfo/Idh/MocA family protein, with protein MNTMTAIVVGAGDRGARAYAPYALAYPNELQIVGVAEPNPERRIKLQQTHQIPDENCYISWEEALNQDKKIADIAIICTMDQNHFKPTMRALEMGYHVLLEKPMSPNPLECILMEQAAKKYNRHLTICHVLRYTDFWSTIKKVISKGEIGEIASVQLNENVEYMHMSHSFVRGNWNNKEKSSPMILQKSCHDMDIISFILDKECKRISSFGSLMHFKQENAPAGAPKRCLDGCPAELECPYHAGRYYLGEGRGWAKKFTEDHTNEGIVKALYETPYGKCVYQSDNNVVDHQVVNMEFEGGATATFSMCGFTREQTRIVQIMGTKGEIRGNMEENSISIYDFLTKHETVIHLDNPTSGHGGGDNAIVRTFLREIQFGSNEHSVSSVSASVRSHLMAFAAEESRVNQGQSINIDEYYTSLVGSKNSIATQ; from the coding sequence ATGAATACGATGACAGCTATTGTCGTGGGAGCGGGTGACAGGGGAGCGAGAGCTTATGCCCCTTATGCGCTGGCTTACCCAAATGAGTTGCAAATTGTCGGAGTCGCAGAACCGAATCCGGAGAGAAGGATAAAATTGCAGCAGACGCACCAAATTCCAGATGAAAATTGCTATATCTCATGGGAAGAGGCACTTAATCAAGACAAGAAAATTGCTGATATTGCAATTATTTGCACGATGGACCAAAATCATTTCAAGCCGACGATGAGAGCTTTGGAAATGGGTTACCATGTTTTGCTGGAAAAACCAATGTCCCCGAATCCACTGGAGTGTATTTTGATGGAGCAAGCCGCGAAAAAGTATAATCGCCATCTTACCATCTGCCACGTTCTAAGATATACCGACTTTTGGTCCACGATTAAAAAGGTGATATCGAAAGGGGAAATCGGTGAGATTGCCTCGGTGCAACTAAATGAAAATGTGGAATACATGCACATGTCCCATAGCTTTGTCCGGGGCAATTGGAATAATAAAGAGAAATCGAGCCCGATGATTCTTCAGAAGTCCTGTCATGATATGGATATTATCTCTTTTATTTTGGATAAGGAATGTAAGCGCATTAGCTCGTTTGGTTCGCTCATGCATTTTAAGCAGGAAAACGCTCCGGCTGGCGCGCCGAAAAGATGCTTGGACGGATGTCCGGCAGAGCTGGAATGCCCATACCACGCAGGAAGGTACTACCTCGGCGAGGGCAGGGGCTGGGCAAAAAAATTCACTGAAGACCATACGAATGAAGGCATCGTCAAAGCACTGTATGAAACGCCTTATGGTAAATGCGTTTATCAATCCGATAACAATGTTGTTGATCATCAAGTGGTCAATATGGAGTTTGAAGGCGGAGCGACAGCAACGTTCAGCATGTGTGGGTTCACGAGGGAACAAACAAGAATTGTCCAGATCATGGGGACAAAGGGAGAAATTCGCGGGAATATGGAGGAAAACAGCATTTCCATCTATGATTTCCTGACAAAGCATGAAACTGTTATTCATTTGGATAACCCAACTAGCGGCCATGGCGGCGGAGATAATGCGATCGTCAGGACGTTCCTGAGGGAAATTCAATTCGGAAGCAATGAGCATAGCGTTTCTTCTGTATCGGCATCTGTCAGAAGCCATCTTATGGCTTTTGCAGCGGAAGAGTCCAGGGTAAACCAGGGCCAGTCGATTAACATTGATGAATATTATACTAGTTTAGTAGGAAGTAAGAATTCCATAGCGACTCAGTGA
- the agaS gene encoding SIS domain-containing protein, with amino-acid sequence MFASSQELLESLGASITAAEIKQQPDLWKETYFLFEEKREEIQSFLQKIEDKHDRIRLIFTGAGTSAYVGETVTPFLKGAINEKKWDLHCVPTTSLVSNPYQYLKADIPTLLVSFARSGNSPESVAAVELSEQLVSDLYQLTITCAKDGELAKRAKGDGNNLLLLMPEKSNDQGFAMTGSYSCMALTALLVFDPLVLEEKAALVQKIRQMGESVINKEKDIQQIIDLDFDRIIYLGSGSLEGLTREAQLKVLELTAGQVVTAFDSSMGFRHGPKSFVNEKSLVFVFVSNQPYTRQYDLDILEELQHDNIAKYVCGIQVDGSMNYGGNTFKFENEFKTVPDAYLALPYVMFAQAVSLMASVKVGNKPDTPSPTGTVNRVVKGVTIHAYNPES; translated from the coding sequence ATGTTTGCGAGCAGCCAAGAACTATTGGAATCATTAGGCGCGTCAATTACAGCGGCGGAAATTAAACAGCAGCCTGACCTATGGAAAGAGACCTATTTTTTGTTTGAAGAGAAAAGGGAAGAAATCCAGTCGTTTTTACAAAAGATTGAAGATAAGCATGACCGGATCAGATTGATTTTTACAGGGGCAGGTACGTCCGCCTATGTGGGTGAAACGGTTACTCCCTTTTTGAAAGGGGCAATCAATGAAAAAAAGTGGGATTTGCATTGTGTGCCCACTACATCATTAGTATCCAATCCTTATCAATATTTAAAAGCTGATATTCCAACTCTTCTCGTTTCTTTTGCCAGGAGTGGCAATAGCCCTGAAAGTGTGGCAGCGGTGGAATTGTCCGAACAATTGGTTTCGGACCTCTATCAATTAACCATTACATGTGCCAAGGATGGGGAGCTTGCGAAACGGGCCAAGGGAGACGGAAACAATCTGTTGCTCTTGATGCCTGAAAAATCGAATGATCAAGGGTTTGCGATGACGGGAAGCTATTCCTGCATGGCTCTTACCGCTTTACTCGTTTTCGATCCGCTGGTGCTGGAGGAAAAGGCTGCTCTAGTTCAAAAGATCCGCCAAATGGGTGAAAGTGTTATTAACAAAGAGAAGGATATCCAACAAATCATTGATCTTGATTTTGATCGGATTATTTACCTTGGATCAGGCTCTTTAGAGGGACTGACAAGGGAAGCTCAACTAAAAGTTTTGGAGTTGACAGCGGGACAGGTTGTCACTGCGTTTGATTCCTCAATGGGCTTCAGGCATGGCCCAAAATCCTTTGTAAATGAAAAATCGCTGGTGTTCGTGTTTGTGTCTAATCAACCTTATACCCGTCAATACGATTTAGATATTTTGGAAGAATTGCAGCATGACAATATAGCAAAATATGTTTGTGGCATTCAAGTGGACGGCAGCATGAATTATGGGGGGAACACGTTCAAATTTGAAAACGAATTTAAAACAGTTCCCGATGCCTACCTGGCATTGCCTTATGTCATGTTCGCGCAAGCCGTTTCCTTGATGGCATCCGTAAAGGTCGGCAACAAACCAGATACACCTTCTCCTACCGGGACGGTCAACCGTGTAGTGAAGGGTGTAACAATCCATGCATACAATCCAGAGAGTTGA
- a CDS encoding LacI family DNA-binding transcriptional regulator, whose protein sequence is MVRLKDIAEYVGVSISTVSRVIQNDQTRNVNQETKTKIWEAVKELGYVPNQHARNLVKNKQQKSETRTMKIGWVANPKQAETNPYFASIYTGIRDTLSENDYTLISITKDELENEALLLKTIHDLGIEGLLVIDKIDDSLLGYIQQNIPLVGLDFFYSDKNVAIVDYDREEAIKEVVRHLLACGHQDIGFIGGGVNSNYEDLHAEYRFKGYQAAMMEAGLVIRPEWILNSKWKMDNSYREMNQLIKKSSAHLPTAMVCASDMMAIAAMRAAVENQLRVPEDIAFFGVDNIEMSNYSSPPLSTVDIPKYEIGKMAAKTIMEMVEGVVTLPMKLILPYKLVIRESSQYKRTT, encoded by the coding sequence ATGGTCAGATTGAAGGATATTGCGGAATACGTAGGAGTTTCCATATCCACTGTTTCAAGGGTGATCCAAAATGATCAAACCCGAAACGTTAATCAGGAAACGAAAACTAAGATTTGGGAGGCGGTAAAAGAGTTAGGCTATGTGCCCAATCAACACGCCCGGAATTTAGTGAAGAACAAACAACAGAAGAGTGAAACGAGAACAATGAAAATTGGCTGGGTAGCCAATCCGAAACAAGCTGAAACGAATCCCTATTTTGCAAGTATTTATACGGGAATACGTGATACATTATCGGAAAATGATTATACCTTGATCAGCATAACAAAGGATGAACTTGAGAATGAAGCGCTCCTTTTAAAAACGATTCACGATCTTGGGATTGAAGGGCTTCTTGTCATCGACAAAATCGATGATAGTCTGCTTGGATATATCCAGCAGAACATTCCGCTCGTTGGATTAGACTTCTTCTATTCCGATAAGAATGTTGCGATTGTTGATTATGACCGTGAGGAAGCTATAAAAGAGGTGGTCCGCCATCTTCTGGCCTGCGGACATCAAGACATCGGGTTTATTGGCGGAGGCGTTAACAGTAACTACGAAGACCTGCATGCCGAATATCGCTTTAAAGGATATCAGGCTGCCATGATGGAAGCCGGTCTGGTTATCCGTCCGGAGTGGATCTTGAATTCAAAGTGGAAAATGGATAATAGCTACCGGGAAATGAATCAGCTGATTAAGAAGAGTTCAGCACATTTGCCGACAGCGATGGTTTGCGCGAGTGATATGATGGCGATTGCAGCCATGAGGGCAGCTGTGGAAAACCAGCTAAGAGTTCCTGAAGATATTGCCTTCTTTGGAGTAGATAATATTGAAATGAGCAACTATTCTTCACCGCCACTTTCAACTGTCGACATTCCAAAGTATGAAATAGGCAAAATGGCGGCAAAGACGATTATGGAAATGGTCGAAGGGGTAGTCACGCTTCCAATGAAGCTGATCCTGCCATATAAATTAGTGATTCGTGAATCATCCCAATATAAACGAACCACTTAG
- a CDS encoding carbohydrate ABC transporter permease, with protein sequence MSKLKTILLHVSLLAGVLLSIFPFYWLLVLSTNDSSAAYSFPPKWTLGDKFLSNVQQVFAEVNFFESMLNTVFVATVSTVMVLFLSSLAGFVFAKFHFPGKKFLFIFTIVTMMIPAQLSLIPMFVMMQNFGWIDSYKALIIPGLVSAFGIFWIKQYAEGAIHDDLLNAARIDGCGMFRIYWSIALPILKPALAFLGIFNFMGAWNDYLWPLIILNDPSKYTLMVALSNLTGLHATNYAVVMTGTLLGTLPLVILFLIGSRQFISNIAAGAVKD encoded by the coding sequence TTGTCTAAATTAAAAACCATTCTTTTGCATGTAAGCTTATTAGCTGGTGTTCTCCTGTCAATCTTTCCGTTCTATTGGCTATTAGTACTATCAACGAATGATTCAAGCGCTGCGTATTCATTCCCGCCGAAATGGACTCTGGGAGATAAGTTCTTATCGAATGTGCAACAGGTGTTTGCTGAAGTGAATTTTTTCGAGTCGATGCTTAATACTGTGTTTGTCGCAACGGTATCAACTGTAATGGTATTGTTCTTAAGCTCACTGGCAGGGTTTGTATTTGCGAAGTTCCATTTTCCGGGCAAAAAGTTTCTGTTTATCTTTACGATTGTAACGATGATGATTCCCGCTCAGCTCAGTTTGATCCCAATGTTTGTCATGATGCAGAACTTTGGCTGGATCGACAGTTATAAGGCACTGATTATTCCGGGGCTTGTCAGTGCGTTTGGGATCTTTTGGATCAAGCAGTATGCCGAAGGAGCCATCCATGATGACTTGCTGAATGCCGCCAGAATCGACGGATGTGGCATGTTCCGCATTTATTGGAGTATCGCACTGCCAATCCTGAAACCAGCATTGGCTTTCCTGGGGATCTTTAATTTTATGGGCGCATGGAACGACTACTTGTGGCCGCTGATTATATTAAATGATCCTTCTAAATATACATTGATGGTCGCGCTATCCAATTTAACAGGTCTGCATGCAACAAATTACGCTGTTGTTATGACGGGCACATTGTTGGGCACCCTGCCATTAGTTATCCTGTTTTTAATTGGAAGCAGACAATTTATTTCGAATATAGCAGCCGGGGCAGTAAAAGACTAG
- a CDS encoding glycoside hydrolase family 35 protein, translating to MGKLTVHGDQLLMDNQPFQLISGAIHYFRVVPEYWEDRLLKLKACGFNCVETYIPWNLHEPKEGQFNFAGLANIEEFIRIAERIGLYVIVRPSPYICAEWEFGGLPAWLLADRNMRIRSSYEPFLEKVDRYFDVLLERLKPLLETNGGPIIAMQVENEYGSYGNDKSYLEYLKNSMVSRGIDVLLFTSDGPTDACLLGGTIENVLATVNFGSNPKKYFPKLQEYRPNTPNICMEYWNGWFDHWGEKHHTRDPQDAADTFSEMLEDGAHVNFYMFHGGTNFGFYNGANYDEEYAPTVTSYDYDCPLSETGELTPKFYAVREVIAKHKEIGELVLPAPIPKMNYGTVQMKETAKLFDIVKKISQPVYKTHPETMEKLGQDYGFILYRTTVRGPLETVPLTIQEVRDRAIVFVNGNYHGVIDRWKNHTLDIEVPIEGIQLDILVENMGRINYGPLMMDPKGITEGVRVGRQFQFHWEIYCLPLDTVELVEYTEKPIPGQTPAFYRGTVEIEEIGDTFIDLPEWTKGVVFINGFNIGRYWEIGPQKTLYVPGPLLKKGSNEIVIFELHGTAKPEIQLVDTHDLG from the coding sequence ATGGGCAAATTAACGGTGCATGGAGATCAGTTGCTAATGGACAATCAGCCGTTTCAATTAATCTCCGGCGCAATCCATTATTTTAGGGTAGTACCAGAGTATTGGGAAGATAGATTATTAAAGCTTAAAGCTTGCGGGTTTAATTGCGTGGAAACCTATATTCCATGGAACCTTCATGAGCCAAAGGAAGGACAATTCAACTTTGCTGGCCTTGCCAACATAGAAGAATTCATCCGGATTGCGGAACGTATTGGCCTGTATGTCATTGTGAGGCCAAGTCCTTATATATGCGCGGAGTGGGAGTTCGGCGGATTGCCTGCCTGGCTGTTGGCCGATCGCAATATGAGGATTCGATCCTCATACGAGCCATTCCTGGAAAAGGTAGACCGATACTTTGATGTACTGCTGGAAAGGCTGAAGCCTTTGCTGGAAACGAATGGCGGCCCGATCATAGCCATGCAGGTTGAAAATGAATACGGAAGTTACGGAAACGATAAATCCTATTTGGAATATCTCAAAAATTCAATGGTTTCCAGGGGGATCGATGTACTGCTGTTCACATCGGATGGCCCTACTGATGCGTGTTTGCTTGGAGGAACGATTGAAAATGTATTGGCGACCGTGAATTTCGGATCAAATCCGAAGAAGTACTTCCCGAAGCTGCAGGAGTATCGTCCCAATACCCCAAACATCTGTATGGAATATTGGAATGGCTGGTTCGACCACTGGGGCGAAAAGCACCATACAAGAGATCCACAGGATGCCGCTGACACATTTTCTGAAATGCTGGAAGATGGCGCGCATGTCAATTTTTATATGTTCCACGGCGGCACCAATTTTGGTTTTTATAATGGGGCGAATTATGACGAGGAATATGCTCCTACCGTTACAAGCTATGACTATGATTGCCCGCTAAGTGAGACAGGTGAATTGACGCCCAAGTTTTATGCGGTCAGGGAAGTTATTGCGAAGCATAAGGAGATTGGTGAATTAGTTTTGCCGGCACCTATTCCAAAAATGAACTACGGCACTGTCCAAATGAAAGAAACTGCAAAGCTTTTTGATATAGTCAAAAAAATAAGCCAGCCAGTTTACAAAACACATCCGGAAACGATGGAAAAGCTGGGCCAGGATTATGGGTTTATCTTGTACAGGACAACTGTCAGAGGACCGCTTGAAACAGTTCCGCTCACCATTCAGGAAGTAAGGGACCGGGCGATTGTGTTTGTAAATGGCAACTATCACGGTGTGATTGACCGCTGGAAGAATCATACTCTCGACATCGAAGTTCCAATTGAGGGAATCCAGCTTGATATTCTCGTAGAAAACATGGGGCGAATCAACTACGGGCCTTTAATGATGGATCCAAAAGGTATTACAGAAGGAGTCAGAGTCGGAAGGCAATTCCAGTTTCATTGGGAAATCTATTGCCTGCCTTTAGATACGGTCGAGCTTGTGGAGTATACAGAAAAGCCAATCCCGGGTCAAACGCCTGCTTTTTACCGAGGGACAGTGGAAATAGAGGAAATTGGCGATACATTTATTGACCTGCCTGAATGGACAAAGGGCGTTGTTTTCATTAACGGTTTTAATATCGGAAGGTACTGGGAAATAGGCCCGCAGAAAACATTGTACGTACCAGGTCCATTGCTGAAAAAAGGAAGCAATGAGATTGTTATTTTTGAATTGCACGGTACGGCAAAACCGGAAATTCAATTGGTTGATACGCATGATCTTGGATAA
- a CDS encoding AbgT family transporter, with protein sequence MKSIGTTGDSQKHVKKPKKKMKEINIFVLLLVLLGLCIILTYILPSGEYVRETIGGRSVVDPASFHFIDSPPLGFLDIISSIPLGMVDAASIMFFVIIIGGVYGIINSTGAIEALIMTVIKKLGNKEKILIPGLMLFFALLGSLLGMFEETLPYLLIIAPLMISLGYDVLTGLGIVFVGVSAGFTSAIMNPFTVGIAQEIAGLPPFSGMGLRLCAFVVMYAVSVTFVYRYAMKVKRNPSLGEYGSIEQSEIEKLLLSDIKLEAKQKIILVCFVLNLLIISIGVIQFNWFINEIAGMFLVLGIIVGMIAGFNSNRIVEEFLKGAQSILYGALIIGFARAIVIVLNEGHVMDTILYYAASIIEHLPHSLTAIGMMFFDSLLHIVVPSGSGMAALTMPIMAPLSDIVGITRQTAVLIFTFGDGIMNLIIPGVAVAGVTLVGVSYIRWLKWLAPLLLMQYAVAIVFVMIAYLINYGPF encoded by the coding sequence ATGAAAAGCATTGGTACAACTGGGGACTCACAGAAGCATGTAAAAAAACCGAAAAAAAAGATGAAAGAAATCAATATTTTTGTCCTATTATTGGTCTTACTAGGCCTTTGCATTATTTTGACTTATATTTTGCCTTCCGGAGAATATGTAAGGGAAACGATAGGCGGTAGAAGTGTAGTGGATCCTGCCTCTTTTCATTTCATAGACTCCCCGCCATTAGGGTTTCTGGACATCATTAGCAGCATCCCATTAGGCATGGTTGATGCGGCGTCGATTATGTTCTTTGTCATAATCATTGGCGGCGTTTATGGCATCATCAATTCAACCGGCGCGATTGAGGCTCTGATTATGACTGTCATAAAAAAATTAGGGAACAAGGAAAAAATATTAATTCCTGGCTTAATGCTATTTTTTGCCCTGCTTGGTTCTTTGCTTGGCATGTTCGAAGAAACTCTGCCGTATCTTCTCATTATCGCACCGTTGATGATTTCATTAGGATACGATGTTCTTACCGGCCTGGGGATTGTTTTTGTCGGTGTTTCTGCCGGCTTTACTTCAGCCATCATGAATCCCTTTACCGTGGGCATTGCCCAGGAAATCGCCGGGCTGCCTCCTTTTTCAGGAATGGGGCTTCGTTTGTGCGCCTTTGTTGTGATGTACGCGGTATCCGTCACATTCGTGTATCGATATGCGATGAAAGTTAAACGTAACCCTTCGCTGGGCGAATATGGGTCAATAGAACAGAGCGAAATCGAAAAACTGCTGTTGTCGGATATAAAACTGGAAGCAAAACAAAAGATTATTTTAGTTTGCTTTGTACTCAATTTGCTCATCATTTCAATCGGAGTCATCCAATTCAACTGGTTTATTAATGAAATAGCTGGTATGTTTCTCGTGCTTGGCATTATCGTCGGCATGATTGCCGGATTTAATTCGAATCGGATTGTGGAAGAATTCCTGAAAGGTGCGCAATCCATTTTATACGGGGCGCTGATTATTGGTTTTGCCAGGGCAATTGTGATTGTCCTGAATGAAGGACATGTTATGGATACGATTCTCTATTATGCGGCATCGATAATAGAACATTTGCCGCATTCATTAACAGCTATCGGCATGATGTTCTTTGACTCTCTTCTTCACATTGTCGTTCCTTCCGGGAGCGGCATGGCCGCCCTGACGATGCCCATTATGGCGCCGTTATCGGATATTGTCGGGATAACCCGGCAAACCGCCGTACTCATCTTCACCTTTGGCGATGGCATCATGAATCTCATCATACCCGGAGTGGCAGTAGCAGGCGTCACCCTCGTAGGAGTCTCCTACATTCGCTGGCTGAAATGGCTCGCGCCGCTCCTGCTCATGCAATACGCAGTCGCCATCGTCTTTGTCATGATCGCCTACCTAATTAATTATGGGCCGTTTTAA
- a CDS encoding ROK family protein — MKKAIGIDIGGTKVAAGIVAETGELLFRSEVRSDSSDKEKMFTRVVEAVELVLEKSSLSIVDIEGIGAGVPGKVDRERGIAVFQNNLPWTQFPIASRLQEKFGPKPITIDNDVYTAAFAEWKAAGGCKDETFVYVTISTGISCSIIHNGSFFRGAGFAGEIGLIPVLSEAVHNENKRLEKLAAGPAIQRYAEKSLKRDGLSTAEVFRGYLEGGQEYKPIIDETANALAQGLYAISCLVDPHKMVFGGSVIVHNPFLLDLVKERLKAYQIPEQHHILEHMSISTLRQDNGVVGAGLRVFEITGN, encoded by the coding sequence ATGAAAAAGGCGATTGGCATAGACATCGGCGGAACAAAGGTTGCGGCAGGGATTGTTGCCGAAACAGGTGAGCTGCTCTTCCGGTCGGAGGTGAGGAGTGATTCCTCCGATAAGGAAAAGATGTTTACCAGAGTTGTAGAAGCTGTGGAACTAGTCTTGGAGAAATCATCCCTTTCGATCGTGGACATTGAAGGCATTGGTGCCGGAGTACCAGGCAAGGTGGACAGGGAGCGTGGAATAGCCGTTTTTCAGAATAACCTGCCATGGACACAGTTTCCGATTGCCAGCCGGCTCCAAGAAAAGTTTGGGCCTAAACCGATTACGATTGACAATGATGTTTATACGGCGGCATTCGCTGAATGGAAGGCTGCCGGGGGATGTAAGGACGAAACTTTTGTTTATGTGACCATTAGTACAGGGATTTCCTGTTCGATTATTCATAACGGCTCATTTTTCAGGGGAGCCGGTTTTGCAGGAGAGATTGGGTTAATACCTGTGCTCTCTGAAGCCGTACATAATGAAAACAAAAGATTGGAGAAGCTGGCTGCCGGTCCAGCGATTCAGAGATATGCCGAAAAATCGTTGAAAAGGGATGGGCTGTCCACTGCAGAGGTTTTTAGAGGATATTTGGAAGGCGGGCAAGAATACAAACCGATTATCGATGAAACTGCAAACGCCCTGGCGCAAGGTCTTTATGCTATTTCATGCCTCGTCGATCCCCATAAAATGGTGTTCGGCGGCAGCGTGATTGTCCATAATCCCTTCCTGCTGGATTTAGTCAAAGAAAGGCTTAAAGCATACCAAATCCCTGAACAGCACCACATTTTAGAGCATATGAGCATCAGCACGCTTCGGCAGGATAACGGAGTAGTTGGTGCGGGATTAAGAGTGTTTGAAATTACCGGTAACTGA
- a CDS encoding carbohydrate ABC transporter permease has product MIKIEMSKTTHKRTFAETWKEMKKNKGAYLFISPFFILFFIFGVYPILFSFYLALSSWDGIGEIEFIGLRNFDFLIKDPMFWKSISNTLIIWVISTIPMVILALVIAFLLNSAFVKFSTMYKTLYFLPNVTAIVAVAIIFGVIFSPNYGLINYVFSLAGLPPINWHSDFWGVKIAIAAMVIWRWTGYNAIIFLAGLQNINTELYEAARMDGASTFQIFRKITIPLLKPVMIFVVITSTIGGMQIFAEPQILVGNSGGPGGGGMTIVLYLYQQAFEKNLYGYGSAIAIGLFIIIMLFSLFNYLVLQRKQ; this is encoded by the coding sequence GTGATTAAGATCGAAATGTCAAAAACAACACACAAACGAACTTTTGCAGAAACGTGGAAAGAAATGAAAAAGAATAAAGGGGCTTATTTGTTCATTTCTCCCTTCTTTATCCTGTTTTTTATTTTTGGCGTCTATCCCATACTTTTTTCATTTTATCTTGCCTTATCCAGCTGGGATGGTATTGGTGAAATCGAATTTATCGGGCTTAGGAATTTTGACTTTTTAATAAAGGATCCAATGTTTTGGAAGTCGATTTCCAACACGTTGATCATTTGGGTTATCTCAACGATCCCAATGGTTATTTTGGCCTTGGTCATTGCGTTCTTATTGAATTCGGCTTTTGTTAAATTCAGCACGATGTACAAAACGTTATATTTCCTACCCAACGTTACAGCAATAGTAGCTGTAGCGATCATTTTCGGCGTCATATTCTCTCCGAATTATGGATTGATCAATTATGTGTTTTCCTTGGCCGGGCTTCCGCCGATCAATTGGCATTCGGACTTTTGGGGAGTCAAGATTGCGATAGCGGCGATGGTTATATGGCGGTGGACGGGCTATAACGCCATCATTTTTCTGGCAGGCCTGCAAAATATCAATACCGAATTATATGAAGCTGCCCGAATGGATGGGGCAAGTACCTTCCAGATCTTCAGGAAAATAACGATCCCCCTATTAAAACCAGTGATGATTTTCGTTGTGATCACGTCAACAATTGGCGGAATGCAAATATTCGCCGAACCGCAAATCCTTGTTGGGAATTCCGGAGGGCCAGGCGGCGGCGGGATGACGATTGTTTTGTATCTTTACCAGCAGGCTTTCGAGAAAAATCTGTATGGATACGGATCAGCCATTGCAATCGGCTTGTTTATCATCATTATGCTGTTCTCGCTTTTCAATTATCTAGTACTCCAAAGAAAGCAATAA